One part of the Syntrophorhabdaceae bacterium genome encodes these proteins:
- a CDS encoding Fic family protein, with protein MKIPEKAPDWTKLSAEEISFFSALSGYFKKANREYLYWDRFKHIVPDKAHAEGAWKLLRTFRALNMKMIPLEDKAGNLFKYWLPDCALEYLHEIDRDAGGFISTESPFVYSSEKKRYLMKSIVEEAIASSQIEGAVTTRKVAREMFDSGRKPKDRSEQMIYNNYLTISRIKTLVDQSLTAELLNSLQGSMTHDTLDDPKHSGRFRILEDEPIRVYDYEGNILHDPPAPDRIEEFIGGLCKFSNEKEEEFIHPVVKAIILHFWLAYVHPFNDGNGRTARALFYWYMLKSRYWLFEYMSISRVILKSRTQYYRSFLYSEVDAGDMTYFIVYHLRAISVAIKELKRYIERKQSELGYATQQWSSYPSLNYRQKDILKKALQDKSLTFSIKSHMQRYDVVHQTARADLLELYEIGLLKKYKQGKAFYFAAADDIENKLQK; from the coding sequence ATGAAGATTCCGGAGAAAGCCCCTGACTGGACTAAACTGAGTGCTGAGGAAATCTCGTTTTTTTCGGCGCTATCGGGATATTTCAAAAAAGCCAACAGGGAGTACCTCTATTGGGACCGATTCAAGCACATAGTGCCGGACAAGGCGCATGCGGAGGGCGCTTGGAAGCTGCTCAGAACGTTCAGAGCCTTGAATATGAAAATGATCCCCCTGGAAGACAAGGCAGGAAATCTCTTTAAATATTGGCTACCGGATTGTGCTCTGGAATACCTTCATGAGATAGATCGGGATGCAGGCGGCTTTATCTCCACTGAAAGCCCATTTGTATACTCTTCCGAGAAGAAGCGATATTTGATGAAGTCCATTGTAGAAGAGGCCATTGCGTCGAGCCAGATTGAAGGTGCGGTAACCACAAGAAAAGTGGCCAGGGAAATGTTCGATTCCGGCCGGAAGCCGAAAGATCGATCTGAACAGATGATATATAACAATTATCTTACGATCTCACGAATTAAAACGCTCGTTGATCAGTCGCTCACTGCCGAATTACTCAATAGCCTCCAGGGATCGATGACACATGATACTCTTGACGATCCGAAACATTCAGGTAGGTTCCGAATCCTTGAGGATGAGCCGATCCGTGTTTACGATTATGAAGGAAATATTCTGCATGATCCTCCGGCCCCTGATAGGATCGAAGAATTCATTGGCGGTTTGTGCAAGTTTTCAAATGAAAAAGAAGAGGAGTTCATCCATCCTGTCGTGAAAGCAATAATCCTTCATTTCTGGCTGGCCTACGTTCACCCCTTCAACGACGGCAATGGAAGAACGGCAAGGGCGCTTTTTTACTGGTATATGCTTAAGAGCAGATACTGGCTTTTCGAATACATGTCTATTTCCAGAGTTATACTGAAGAGCCGGACTCAATACTATAGATCATTCCTTTATTCGGAAGTCGATGCAGGGGATATGACGTACTTCATTGTGTACCATTTGAGAGCTATATCGGTTGCCATCAAAGAATTGAAACGGTATATTGAGCGTAAGCAATCGGAACTCGGCTATGCGACACAGCAGTGGTCAAGCTATCCGTCCTTGAATTATCGCCAGAAAGATATTCTCAAGAAAGCACTTCAAGATAAATCACTTACCTTTTCGATAAAATCTCATATGCAACGCTACGATGTAGTCCATCAAACCGCCAGGGCCGATCTGCTTGAGCTCTATGAGATCGGACTGCTCAAGAAGTACAAACAAGGCAAAGCTTTTTATTTTGCCGCTGCGGACGATATAGAAAATAAGTTGCAGAAGTAG